A single window of Amphiura filiformis chromosome 17, Afil_fr2py, whole genome shotgun sequence DNA harbors:
- the LOC140137092 gene encoding uncharacterized protein, with the protein MVVLPYVQGVTERVSRVMKNYNISTAMKPHNTLRKQLVHPKDKRDPNNTTDAVYKIPCMNCELSYIGETGRKFGTRLEEHKSEAEKVSKTVTTRAGRKESLTTTHKSAITDHVVDKNHVIGWGEAEVIGTEQNRYTHWIKEAIEIRKRRGTTMNRDEGQYQLSHILMSS; encoded by the coding sequence ATGGTTGTGCTTCCTTATGTACAGGGTGTCACAGAAAGAGTATCTAGAGTTATGAAAAATTACAACATTTCTACTGCGATGAAACCGCACAACACTCTCAGAAAACAACTGGTACACCCGAAAGACAAACGCGATCCAAATAACACCACTGATGCAGTATATAAGATTCCCTGTATGAACTGCGAATTGTCCTACATAGGGGAAACTGGCAGAAAGTTTGGCACGAGACTTGAAGAACATAAAAGCGAGGCGGAGAAAGTGAGTAAAACGGTAACCACCAGAGCAGGGAGAAAGGAATCGTTAACAACTACACATAAGTCAGCCATTACTGATCATGTCGTCGACAAGAATCACGTCATAGGATGGGGGGAAGCTGAGGTCATCGGCACAGAGCAAAATAGATACACTcactggataaaggaggctatagaaatcaGAAAGCgaaggggcaccaccatgaacagagatgaaggacagtaccaactcTCTCACATTTTGATGAGTTCCTAA
- the LOC140137095 gene encoding uncharacterized protein has protein sequence MAANIAAILADRIQLRGKIASTLKSSKVPEQNITKDERKAIKDLKKVEDIIILPADKGKSTVVLDKAEYEEKVTTMLGDKKTYEELPADPTQRYKRKLVTKLTGLKKEGKITELKYKQLYRTAENVPRLYCTPKIHKLNTPLRPIVDYTSTIGMIGYSTSRWLADILGALVGNTQHHVKNSKQLSEDLAKVVIDEEDILNSHDVVSLFTNTPIVQVLDIVQRRLENENILRVYNRETGFKLTSKDVR, from the exons atggctgccaatatAGCTGCCATATTG GCCGATAGAATCCAACTTCGTGGTAAAATAGCAAGCACGCTGAAATCATCGAAAGTACCGGAACAAAACATCACCAAAGACGAAAGGAAAGCTATTAAAGACTTGAAGAAAGTGGAGGATATCATAATATTACCTGCAGATAAAGGCAAATCAACCGTTGTATTGGACAAAGCTGAATATGAAGAGAAAGTTACTACCATGCTTGGAGACAAGAAGACGTACGAGGAACTACCGGCTGATCCGACACAGAGGTACAAACGGAAATTAGTTACCAAGTTGACAGGTCTCAAGAAGGAAGGTAAGATCACCGAATTGAAGTATAAACAGCTCTATCGAACGGCAGAAAATGTACCCAGATTATATTGTACGCCAAAAATCCATAAGCTTAACACCCCATTGCGTCCAATCGTAGACTATACATCAACCATCGGCATGATCGGGTATAGCACATCGAGATGGCTCGCTGATATTTTAGGTGCATTGGTTGGTAACACTCAACATCATGTCAAGAATTCCAAACAATTGTCTGAAGATCTAGCTAAAGTGGTCATAGATGAAGAAGACATTCTCAACTCGCATGACGTAGTTAGTTTGTTCACCAACACCCCTATCGTCCAAGTATTAGACATTGTTCAACGCAGACTTGAGAATGAAAACATATTGCGTGTTTACAACAGAGAGACAGGGTTTAAGCTAACCAGCAAGGATGTG AGGTAA
- the LOC140137094 gene encoding uncharacterized protein produces the protein MEALEQQANATAPLDCRPKLWLRYVDDVLEVINKDSVQRLTEHINQVYKSGSIKFTFEQESQGSLPFLDTLIVKKEDGTVKLLVYRKPTHTDQYLNYQSHHPLHQKLGVIRTLYNRKDSVVTEEEDKVEEQKKVQEDLRTCGYLDYP, from the coding sequence ATGGAGGCTCTGGAACAGCAGGCAAATGCCACGGCACCCCTAGACTGTAGACCTAAGCTATGGTTGCGTTATGTGGATGACGTGTTGGAAGTTATAAACAAAGACAGTGTCCAGCGTCTTACCGAACATATCAACCAAGTGTACAAGTCGGGTTCAATAAAATTCACCTTTGAGCAAGAATCTCAAGGCAGCCTTCCATTTCTGGATACGTTGATTGTGAAAAAAGAAGACGGCACCGTAAAGTTACTGGTCTACCGCAAGCCAACACATACAGACCAGTACCTCAACTATCAGTCTCATCACCCTCTGCATCAAAAGCTTGGAGTGATACGCACTTTGTATAACAGGAAAGACAGTGTTGTGACAGAAGAGGAGGATAAAGTGGAAGAACAGAAGAAAGTGCAAGAAGACCTCAGAACATGCGGCTATCTAGactacccgtag